The genome window AGGGCGGGTTCCTCGATAGAAGGGCGGACTCCCGCGCGGGCAGCGAGGTGAATGATGGCTTCGGGTGGATGGGCGGCGAGGGCGGTTTGTAGTTTATCCGCATCAGTAATATCGACCTCCAGGAGGGTAAAGGCTTTTGAGGCGTGGGCCTGGAGCAAATTGCGGCGTTTGGTTTCAGGAGGGTAGAAAGTATTAAAACAATCGATCCCAATGACTTCATGGCCGTCAGCGAGGAGTTTCTCCGTGAGATTCGAGCCGATGAATCCGGCTGCACCAGTAACACAAATTTTCATATCTTAGGGGTGTAACGAAAACCATTCCCGATGGCAAGGCCCGTGGGGAAGTGCAAATTGCTCTGTGAATCGGTGGGGATAACTGCCTATAGTACCGGCATTATGGCGCACGCGAAAAAGAGACATTGGTTTTTGTGGTTGGGATCACTTCTTTTGGTTTTGTTGATCGCCGCCGGGGCCGTGTTGTATTCGGCAAATCATTTATTAAAAGAAAATGCCCGGATGTATCTGGAGGATGTGGATAAGTCCGAAAAAGAATATGTCGCTATCTTAAACGGGTGGCTGAACCGCGCTGATGATCCCCGGGAGAGTTATGATATCCA of Verrucomicrobiota bacterium contains these proteins:
- a CDS encoding GDP-mannose 4,6-dehydratase codes for the protein MKICVTGAAGFIGSNLTEKLLADGHEVIGIDCFNTFYPPETKRRNLLQAHASKAFTLLEVDITDADKLQTALAAHPPEAIIHLAARAGVRPSIEEPAL